A segment of the Lepus europaeus isolate LE1 chromosome X, mLepTim1.pri, whole genome shotgun sequence genome:
CTTTCAAGTATAGGTGATTATGAATAAAACTGTTAGAAACATCCACATGCAGATTTTTCAACATTAACAGATGTTTTCAACTCATTTGGGTAAGAGCCAAGGATTGTGATTGATGGTTTTAATGCTAAGagtatttttacttttgtaagaaactgccaaactgtatCCCAAAGTAGCTATATACTGTTTTGCACCTTTACCATTAATAAATGAGAATTCCTCTCACtctacatccttgctagcatttgttattgtcagtgttctggattttgACCATTGTAACAGGTATATACTGGTATCTTATCATTGGTTCaagttgcatttccctgatgacatatgagggtacttcaaaaagataatttaaaagataaattcatttgctacaaaaaattttaaacacatgCATAAATTTTCATAACGtacagttttcatgaactttttgaagactctgtgttttcatgagtttatttgccatctgtgtatcttcttAGATGAGGCCTGTGTTAAGGTCTTTGGCCCAGTTTTtaatcatgttttctcttattgttgagttttaagactCTTCTGATATTTTGTATAGAAGATCTTTTTTTGAAGAtgtctatatttattttaaagtcagaattagggagacagagagacagtgagagagatcttccttccactgattgactccccaaatggccacaacagctgggctgggccaggatgaagctaggaaccaggagcatcatctaggtctcccttgtggatggcagaggcccaagtgcttgggctatgagccactgctttcccaggtgaattatcagggatatggattggaaatggagcatctgggatttcaACTGGTGCCACTTTCGATGCTAGcatcgtaggcagtggctttttaCACACAGTGTTATTTAtcaaacatatcttttttttaaagatttattttatttatttgaaagacagttacagagagaggtagtgaaccatccactggttcattccccagatggctgcaacggccggagctgggccgatccgaagccaggagcttcttccaggtctcccacatgggtgcaggggcccaagcacttgggccatttttgagcttcttccaggtatcctacttgggtgcaggggcccaaggatttgggccatcttctactactttcccaggccatagcagagagctggatcagaagaggagcagccaggactaaaaccagcgcccatatgggatgcctgcacttcaggctagggctttaacctgctgtgccacagcgctggcccctcaaacatatcttttgcaaatattttctccttgctTATGactcatttttcattattttgacaGGATCTTTTGCAAATCAAAAgtgtttaattttaatgaatgCCAGCTTATCAGTACTTTCTTTATTAGTTTATGCCTTTGAAGTTGGAAAATTACTGCCATGCCCATGATCATCTAGAATTTATGTGATCATCTAGAATTTACGTTATCACTTAGTTAACATTTTGCTTTTTGCATTTATGTctgtgatctattttgagttaatttctaAGAAATGTTTAATAACTGTGTctagggtcattttttttttgcatttggatACCCAGATGTtttatacatgcatacacacatatgtatgtgtatgtgtataaatattttctccattgcattgtcttttcttctttcaaagatcagttgactatGTTTATATGAACCTATTTTGGGCTCCCTGTTTTGTTACATTTAcctatttaattttccttttaccATTACCACATACTATAGCTTTATATTAAGTCTTCAAGTTGGATAGTGTCAGTACTAcaactttgttcttctctttCAATATTGTGTTAGGTATTCTGcatcttttttcctttccatatACACTTTAAAATCAATTTGTTAATATTCACATAGTAACTTGCAGggattttgattgagattgtATGAATTTGTAAATCAACTTTTAAAGAAGTGACATCATAGGGACTAACATTGTGGTGCTACAAATTAAGCtactacttgcaatgccagtatcccatgtaggagcacctgttcacatcctggctgctccacttccaatccagctccctgctaattctactaagaaggcagtggaagatggctcaagtacttgggcccttgccactcacatggggaacCAGGATAGTGTTttaggctcctggcattggcttgatccagacctggctgttgtagccatttttgaACCAACACAtgaatggatctctctctctctctctcttgctcgctcgcttgctcgctctttccctctccctctccctcccctcctccccctctctgtgtcttactctctgttgctctgctttttaaaagtatatcaataaatcttaaaaaaaagaaagaactgataTCTTGACAGCATTGTATATTCCTGTCCATGCACATGGAATTTCTCTCCACTGATttagttctttgatttctttcttcagtgttttagAGTTTTTCTCACATCATTATTGTGCATATTTTGTCACATTTATAGCTAAGTAGTACATTTTAGTTATTAATACAAATATatgtttcatatttatttatctactcattttagagagagaagagaaagtccccatttactgattcactcccctaattccCCCAGTGGCCAGGCTGGCATTTAGGAAAGCCATTTCTTTTGTATACTAATATTGTGTCCTGAAACTTTGCTATAGTCACTTACTAGTTCCAGGAGGGTGTTTTGTCAATTCTTTCCAAGATTTTGCACAGGCtctcatgtcatctacaaacaaggacagttttatttcttccttcctcatgGGTATACCTTTTCTTGTTTCATTGCTTTAGCTAGGACTTCTAGTACAATGATGAATAGCCATGGTGTGACAGAACATCTTTAACATTGTTCCTAAGCTTAGTGGGATTCTAGTTTCTCATCATTAAGCATAATGTTACCTGTAATTTTTAATAGATATTCTTTATGAAGTTGAAGAATTTCTCATTTTCCTAGTTTTCTATGGCAACTTTATTCTGCTGCATGTAGATATTCAGTTATAGAACTACTTTTAGAGAAAGGACGATATTATCAATAAATGGTGATTGAATCCAGTCACTGGAGTGTGAGTGAAAATGATGTGGGCGTTACCTGGCCAAGGATTTTGAGAAGGACGTAGACTACCTCTACTCTACTTTTCCCCCACTTTTCTGGCTGGATGCCGACTGTAATCAGGCCATGTCATGATGCTGATGTGGGAAGTGATGGTTAAGTAATGAGAAATACCAACAACAGATAGTACTGGCCTCtcattattttcctatttaaaaagcactttggggggggaagccattgtaatccataaactgtactttggaaatttatatttactaaataaaagttttttaaaaagcactttggCATTTCATTAATTTCCAACATTTTCTGGTATTGTGGAAATTCAGGATTTCTTGTTCCTGCAAAGCTAATTAGCTCACTCACCTCCCTAACTCCTGTAGTTCTCAAAATTTAGAAGGGAATATTTACCACATTCTTAATTTCAGTGGTTTTCCTATGATTGTTTCAGTTGTTGTTGCTACCCTAAGCTTTATTTACAGACATTAAACTCCTCTAATTTTCCCAAACACCACTGGTATAAAAAGTCTTCATGATGTCAGAGCTGAATAGTAGTCAAAACTTTGTAGACATTTTGGAGAGGAggacattttcttctctttatgttaTGCTTTATTAATGGGATATGCACACTGGACTGTTAAACAGTTTCTTTGGAAACAGTACTTTTGGGAATTGTTTATCAACTAGCCTTAGCCATGGCAGACTCCCAGATGTCGGCATGTGTTGGAATAGGCACAAACAAGATCCTGAACTCAACGTTGCCATTAGAATAGCTATAATTCCCTAATCACAAAGCATTATTTGTGGGCTATGGTCATTGTACCTGACCCTGTGTTCCCTCAGGAAGAATTCTATTGAAGCAAACCCCACCAGTTCTACAGATTCACAGTGTCTTAAGTAGTACACATAGGTTGTGCTATTTCTCAGAGCATCTTCAGCCTGTGTAAAAAGTAGATATCCACTGGGCCCATTTTACCAGTTAGTTCACCATACCCACCCCAGCTTAGTTGGTACTGACTGGAGAGAAATTTTATCGTGCTCAGCTCCTGGCATTAAGGAATTGGAGAAGGGATACATTCTAAGAATACACAGGCCTTGCCTCAACTTAAATCAAATGAGATGTCCCAGAAGGAAGGTTTTCCTGAGGCATTTGAAGAACAGTAGAGAGGCAAGTTAAGCTAAATGAGCAAAAACAGGTGCAGTACCATGGTAATTGAGAGGGACAAGAGATCATTTAAGCTGCACATTCAAGGAATATGCTAGTGTGCAAGGAGATAtgtgggaggtggagggggatGGGAGGTGGCATGGTGGGTACAGTGAGTGAGCTTAGCTGCCTTTGTATCCCAGGCTTAATCCTTGTGGATTGTTTCTACAATTTAGATTTCAGGGGCATGTCAAGATTTTACAGGTGCTGGTGAGGTACTAGGGAGTAACCTTGGCTATTGCATTCTATTGAGCTGGAATTCATTTTTGGTGAAAGTAAATAGTGTTGAGAAGTGAGATTATAAGTCAGCATCTTATTTCAGTCTTATTTGCTTTCtcatttaaaggttttatttatttgaaaggaagggagagagagaaagagagagaaagagagagagagagagagaatcttaggtctgttggttcactccccaaatgcccatgcctgcaacagcgagggttgggccaggctgaagccaggagcctggaacacaatttgatctctcacatgggttacagggatccagttacttgagccatcacttgctctctcccagagtatgcattagcaggaagttgcattggaagcagagtagctgggactcagaccagacaCTGAtacgagatgcaggcatcccaggcagtaccaaatgccagcccctctcattttaaaaagaatactttaTCAGATCCATACATATAAAGGGCAAAATTACATAAAAGCATAAAATAGGGCCTTTCTCAATTCAATAAGCCTTAGCTAATAAAAGACCATGTTGTGTAAATGAATTAACAAATTACTGAATACTTCAAAGACTCATACAGTAAAAAACAGCATATGGTACAATCATTCCTCTGCTAGTAATTATATGAATATCCTAACACTTCTAGAATTACAATAAAATCTTGTACTGGTGTGATTTGAAGCATAACTATAATACAGAGAGGAGATGGGTGGCTGTACTGATGAGAGAAATCCCAAAATATATCCTCCCAGGGATTGAAGCACAGGTAAACATAATCAAAGGCAATAGGACTTTGTTGGGATGGGGACTGTATTCTGTTTATACTTCTGCTATAAGAAACCTCAAAAAACCTAGTgccttaaaatgaaaaaagttttcTTACTTCATAGCCCAGGAGACCAAAAATCCAAAACGATTCGTATCTCACTGGACAAAAATCATTGGCAGAATTGCTTTCCTTTTGGAGTTTCTAGGGGAGAATATGCTTTTTTGCCATTTCGAATTCCTAGAGGCAGCCTGAattctttggctcctggctccgttcCATCTTAAGATCCAACAATAGCATGTCTAGACTttgtgctgctgcctccccatgTGGAACATGGGGGAGGAAAACCCAGCATAATATTAAATTGCATTCACTGGACTGGCAACCTTAATCTCAACTGCAAGCTTAATTCTCATTTGTCAGGTAATGAAACTTGTTTCCATGTTCCAGAATACAGCACACACACGTCTTTGAGTTACCGTTATTCTGCCAAGCACAATGAATGTGCCCTTTAAATGAGTTTAAAAATGTTCAGCAGTAACAGCATCAAGTTTGCACACAATCACATTGTtctccttggccattgcagcaagGACAGAGAGGGGTTCTAGGGTAAAGGAGTGTGAGTGAAGGGAAAGGATCCGAAACAACCAGGAAGTTCTGTCTTGGGGAAGTGGCATCTTCCCCTGAGAGTAACTGGAGAAATCAGGCAGGTGGTTAGAGCAAGCGGCTGAGGACCAAGTGGATGGATCGCAGCTGCGTTTCACATGGCCAAATGCCTGGAGGGCTTGGATGTGACTGGCAAGAACAGACTTGATAGGGAACAGTGGAAGAGGACTCAGGTCCCGCCCTGCCTGGTGCCTGCCACTTGGCCATGGGCAGCAGAGGGGGTGACTGCATGGCCACCTGCAGCTCTTGACAGGGTAGGGCCCACTTTCTTGGGCAAGTGTGGGCACTAAGCAGTGACCGGGTGAGCTGCCATTCTGGAATAAGCAAAAGGCAGTGTGGCCGGAGGAAGGACTCAGGGCGCGGACCGGTGTTCTGTCTGTTAGGGCCGCAGGCACAGGTGGGCTTCTCTCACAAGAGGGGCACTGCTGACCCTGCATGGGGAGCGCAGAGCAGTTCTGGGAGGGAGCTGCCTTCCTCCCCTGCGCGGCTCCGTGAAGCAGTGAAGGAAGAAAGGCCCACCGTCCTGGCCTCGTCCCTCGTGGGCTTTGGTGCGGACAGCCCCTGTGCCATGAGCGCCCGGGCAGGGGCGACAGCAGCTGGCGCTCAGAGACTGGGGTGCAGAGGCGCCGAGGGCCAGGCTGGTATCCATCCGCTGCGCCCTGCGACGCGGCTCTCGCCGGCCCCGGCAGGCTGCGCGCCCCCTGACCCGTCGGCCTGCCGGCCCCAGAGCCCGGGCCGGCGCCCCAGCTGTGGTGGTGGTCGCGCCGTGAGCGAGCGAGCATGCGAGGCGCCCCCAGAGGCGGAGGCGCCCCGGCCTGGCCCGGCGGTCGTGCGGGCCCCGCCCAGCTCGGGGTGGGAACTAGggtgggcctgggagggggcgTCGAGGCGCTGGCGCCGAATCCCTCCGCCCCCTTCCCGACACCCTCGCGGCGAGCGGTCCCTGCCGCATCCTGCGCAGCCCCGGACGGGTTTGGTGCAGAGGTGCGGGGGGCGGGCCGCGGCTTGGCCGTTCTGGGCGCCGGGAAAGCGCTGGGGATCCGAGAGCGCGCGCGAGAGAGGAGAAGCGAGGAGGGGAAGGCTGAAGACCGGGGCCCTGAGCCAGTGAAGGCaagtggggggaggtgggggttgggggctTCCTCCCCCCACCGCCGCCGGCCGGCTGACAGCCTGGCCCCGCACCCGGGCAGCCTGGCAAGGAGGCGGTGACCGGAGCTGGTCCGGGTCCCGGTCCCCTGTGGAATGCAgtgcctggaggaggcagcagggatccGCGCGGGCCGGGCCAAGGGCAGAGGGGTGGGCAGAGAGGCACCGGCACATCCTCTGAAGACCAGCTGCGGGGACAGCCTGCCAGCCGCTTTCCcagcgcccggccccgccctcgcTGGCGCCTGTGCCCCGGGAggcggtgggggaggcagggcaggagaaATGTCTGaacaggagctggggtggggggtgcccgGGAGGCCGGCCGGGATAGTGGCAGGGACGGGCACCTGAGCTCCGCGGCCAGCTCCGTGGATGGGAGCTGGGTCGCGTTTGCCACTGTGAGCCCTGATTCTGGAAGGGGTGTgctgggtgcctcctcctgggTGCTGCCGCTTTCCACAGGTTTCAGGTTGATGTCAGAGTCTCCTGTGTGCGCGGTGGGGCTGGCATATCCTGGCGGGCCACAGTGTGGGTCTACAGAGGAGAGGCGTGAGCAAAAGGAGCCGCAGAAAATGGCTTGGGTGTAGGGACGTGTGTGGGATGGGGATGAGGGTGACTGCCGCCAGGGGAGGTCTGGCATCCAGCTGCACCTCCTAATCTTCCCTACCTGCGTTCCAGGCACTTCCCCCACCCGCCCAAAGTGGGGGCCTGAAGAGGGGCTTTGCAGCTGTGTGGGATGAGGGAGTCACAGTTACAAGGGCCACTTCACAACCTGCTTCTAGAATATGCGACACCTTTTCCCTATTTTATGCTGCGTAAGACATGGGGCTGTGGTGCACCTAGTGGTGAATCCCCAGAATTGGAGGAGGGAGTGATGGGAAGGGTGTGACGTCAAGAGACGGAGTTCAGTCTTTCTGGAACCCTGCAGCAGGACCTCAGTGAGACCTGAAGCTTCCACCAGCATGACCTCAAACGTTGAAAGACAGATATAATGAGAATTCCTACTCTTGGTGTCCAGCTATCCACCAGGCTTCAACTGCTGCTGTTATTTCCTGACTGTCTTACCTTTCCCTCTGTTTGTCCATAGGCCTGCTTTGAGGCCGGTCAGTTCTgcaagaagggaaaggaagaagagactGGCTCAGGTGTCTGGAGGTTGGTGCGATGGGGACAATTCAGGGCACAGCTACAGACCTTGATCTGAGCAGAAAGTGATATTTGTTTCAGGGGCCAGGATGTGTGCTTATCTACTGAGCATTCAGACTCCATTCTCTCCTGTCTGTTCACTTGTCTGTAGGACCTTCCTCCCCACAGCAATCAGCTGTGGGACTTGACACCGCTTGATCAAGGAAAGCAGGGGGAAATTACATCACATCAGTCAAGGTTGGTATAACAACGGACTCTTTGGGTGGGGTAGTGGAGACCAGCACTACAGTGGGAGCACTGAGGGTCCAGTCTGGGGGCTCTTCAGCCTCTCCTCTTTCCAAAATACTTCCCGCCACTGCCAAATCCATTTTGTTACAGACAACAAGGACAGAGACCTTCTCCCAGCCTAGCATTTAACACCAGTCTCTTTGCACGGAGTGATGCAATTGGAGCAGATTTAGATCCccatttcattctctctctctagatcCACCTACAGTGGCAGCTCTGGTGGTATTGGAGTTGCTGCTGACCACCACAGCAGGTCTGCACCCACCAggaaccatccatccatcccccagCTTGGTTGAATTTTGTCTGTGTTGCTGACTAAGACTGTTTGAAAAGAAGGATAATTGACTCTTTATGTTGTTCACAGCCTTTTAGAGTGTAAAAATGGAGCTTGAAACAGATTTGTGTTTGTAGTGGTTTAGATAGGGACTTATTACTGAGCTTTCTCTAACTTGTATCATGACTGGGGCTAAGATTGAGCCTGGTGTTGCCAGTAAGCCTGAAACAAAGGCTGGGGAAGAGGTTGTGGGTGGGGCTGAAAGAGAGAATGAAGTTCCCTTGGTTGTCAGGCCCAAGGTTAGAATTCAAGCCCAGATAATGAATGGGGCAAGGCCCAAAACTAAGACCAAGGTTATGCCTCGGGCAAGGCCTAAAACTAAGGCCAGTACAGGAGGTGGGGCACGTTCTAAGAGTAAGTCGAAGGCAATCCCTAGGTCAGAATCTAAGGGTGATGCCCAGGTATGGGCCCAGGCTGAGTGTGGGGCTATGGCAATGTTGAAGATTGAGGGAGAGTCTCCAAGCAGTAGTGCTGTTTCTAGATCAGTTGCTAAAACGAAGCGTCTGTCTGTGGATCGAGAACTGCTTAATATGGACACTGAGAGCTTTCCTAGAAGGAAGGACAACTCCCAAGCAGGATTCCAGCCTTCATTTAGGTCAGAGGGAGAGGATGGTATGGAGTCCTGGTACTGCCCCAAGCCTCTATCCAAACAAGAAATGTCTCTGTTTCCCTTGTTCTGGAATAGATATGAAGTCAGTTCCAAATTTCGTCCTAGGAATAGAATAAAGGCCAGTACCAGGTCCAGGCACATGGCCGAAAAAGAAGTTAATATTCTGTGTAAGCCCAAAGCCAAGAAAGAACTCTGTACTGTGTCTAGTTCTGGTTCTGAGGATGAGTCTGTGAAGATACCCTGTTTATGGGCCAAAGACCAGACCTATTCCTGGTCCAGGCCCAGAGAAGAGGCCAATAATTGGTCCAAGTTTACATCTAAGACACAAGTCTGTGTTGAGTCCAGTTCTGGTTCTGATCGTGAAGACCACATGAAGTCTTGGTTCTGGTCTAGAGAGGGGGTCAAATCCAGATCCAAACCCAGAGCCAGAAAAGAGGCCAACACCAGGGCCAGGCAAAGGGCCAAGCAAGAAGCTTGCATGGATTTCATATCTGGCTTCATGGATGCAAGAAAAAATGAGCCCTGGTTCTTGCCTGGAGAAAAGGCTGGTAACTTTTTATGGCCTAAGACCAAGAaagaggccagggccagagcaatggcaaaggaagaggccaaagccaaggccagagccagggccaaACGGGAAGTCAAGTCAGAGGAAGAGGTCCTTATTGGTACCTGGCTCTGGGCTACAGAGGAATCCAGCATGGTGGATGGAGCCAATATCATGTCCATTTCACAAATGGAGGGAGAGTCCCTTGTTGGGAGTTGGTTCTGGGCTGAAGAAGAGGACAGTTTGGGGACTGGAGCCAGTAAATCCATACCAAGGGCTAAGGTGGAGCCTAGTTATGATTCCTATCTTGGGGCTGTGAAAAACACTAGTATGGCAAATGGGACTGCAGCTGCTTCTGAAACTATGCTAGCAACTGATGAAGAAGTCGTTgtcagttcctggttctgggttgGTGAAGAAGCCAACCCAGAGGCTGAGGAAGAGACCATTTTTGGGTCTTGGTTCTGGGACACTGATGAAACTAGTGTGGAATCTGGTATAGCAGTCAGCTGTGAGTCCAGGCAAAAGTCAGAGGAAGAAAGAGCTATTGGTCCCTGGTTCTGGACTGGAAAAGAAGGCAGTGTAGCGGCTGGGGTTGGAGAAGAGGCCAAGTCAGGATCTGAAGAAGAGACAATatttggatcctggttttggtctgaaaACCAGCCCTGTGTGGATTCTAGGGATAAAACTAGCTGTGACACTGTGCCAGTGGGTGAGGAGGAGGAACCCATTATTGGGTCCTGGTTCTGGGCCGGAGTAGACACTTGGGTGGAGGCTGAAGTCAACAGCGTGTCTAATctggaggatgaggaagaggCCATTGTATCACCTTGGTTTGGAGTCAAAGAAGAGGTCAGTATAAAGTATGGGGCTAGTGCCAGATGCAAATTCATGACAGGAGCTGAGGAGAAAGATAGATCTTGCTTctgggaaaaaggaaaaccatttATGTATCCTGctgatggaggaagctggaattctaaACCAAAGGAGGAAGAGGACACTGTTGATTCATGTTTCTGGTCCAAAAACTACTCAAGACCAGGGGCCATTGTAGGGTCTTCGTTATGTGCCGCAGAAGGTGGCAGTATAGATGATGAGACTGGAGAAGAGGCTAGGTTATCAACTGAAGGGGAGAACGTAATCAAGCCTTTGTTCTGGAAAGAAGATAAAGCCATTCAAGAGACTACCAGCAGAGAAGATCCCAGGCCAGAAGCTGAGGAGGAATATATTGttggttcttggttcttggctggGGAGGAGTACAGGCTCGAGGCAGTGCCTAAAGTTAGAGAAGAGAATAGTCTAACAACTGAGGAGGAAGCTGTTGTTGGGTCCTGGTTCTGGGAAGAGCCTGTTAGGAGAGAAGCTGGATTTTGCAACAAATCCAGTGTCACATCTGAAGAGGAGGAAGTCATTGTTGGGTCCTGGTTCTGGGAAGAAGGGGCCAGGATGGAGACAGTGATAGAGGCCAGCTCTGAGTCCAAGCCTGGGACTGAGGAGGAGGAAATCATCATTGGGTCCTGGTTCTGGGATGAAGAAGCCAGTATGGAAACTGGGTCTCATGCAGTAGACAAAACGGGGTCAGAGACCGAAGAGAATGTTTTTGGGTCCTGGTTCTGGGCTGCAAAAGAAGGTGATGGAGAATCAGGTGTATGCCATGTGTCCTTGCCACAGGATGATGAAGAGATGATTGTTGAGTCCTGGTTGTGGTCTGGAGAGGAGGCCATTAAGGAGACTGGAACTGTGGCTACTTGTGAGTCGGAAAATGAGGACGGGGCAGTTGCTGGCTCATGGTTTGGAGCTCAAAATGAGGAGAATgacaggactggaagtggaaccagCTGTGAGTCCAGGACGTTTGCTGATGAAGATGAGGCCATAGTGGGGTCCTGGTTCTGGGCAGGAGATGAGCCTCATTTTGAGTCAAATCCAAGCCCTGTTTTCAGGGCCATTTGCAAGTCCAGGTGTTCAGTTGAGCAGGAGCCTGATCCATCACgcaggccccagagctgggatgaGGTCACTGTTCAGTTCAAGCCTGGTCCGTGGGGAAGGGTTGGCTTCCCATCCACAAGCACCTTTAACTTTCCCAAAGAAGCagcatttctgttttctgaaatgttTGGAGGAAAGCCCAAGCTCTTGGAACTTAGCCCGGAAGGGGAAGAGCAGGAATCTTTGCTTCAG
Coding sequences within it:
- the GPRASP1 gene encoding G-protein coupled receptor-associated sorting protein 1, encoding MTGAKIEPGVASKPETKAGEEVVGGAERENEVPLVVRPKVRIQAQIMNGARPKTKTKVMPRARPKTKASTGGGARSKSKSKAIPRSESKGDAQVWAQAECGAMAMLKIEGESPSSSAVSRSVAKTKRLSVDRELLNMDTESFPRRKDNSQAGFQPSFRSEGEDGMESWYCPKPLSKQEMSLFPLFWNRYEVSSKFRPRNRIKASTRSRHMAEKEVNILCKPKAKKELCTVSSSGSEDESVKIPCLWAKDQTYSWSRPREEANNWSKFTSKTQVCVESSSGSDREDHMKSWFWSREGVKSRSKPRARKEANTRARQRAKQEACMDFISGFMDARKNEPWFLPGEKAGNFLWPKTKKEARARAMAKEEAKAKARARAKREVKSEEEVLIGTWLWATEESSMVDGANIMSISQMEGESLVGSWFWAEEEDSLGTGASKSIPRAKVEPSYDSYLGAVKNTSMANGTAAASETMLATDEEVVVSSWFWVGEEANPEAEEETIFGSWFWDTDETSVESGIAVSCESRQKSEEERAIGPWFWTGKEGSVAAGVGEEAKSGSEEETIFGSWFWSENQPCVDSRDKTSCDTVPVGEEEEPIIGSWFWAGVDTWVEAEVNSVSNLEDEEEAIVSPWFGVKEEVSIKYGASARCKFMTGAEEKDRSCFWEKGKPFMYPADGGSWNSKPKEEEDTVDSCFWSKNYSRPGAIVGSSLCAAEGGSIDDETGEEARLSTEGENVIKPLFWKEDKAIQETTSREDPRPEAEEEYIVGSWFLAGEEYRLEAVPKVREENSLTTEEEAVVGSWFWEEPVRREAGFCNKSSVTSEEEEVIVGSWFWEEGARMETVIEASSESKPGTEEEEIIIGSWFWDEEASMETGSHAVDKTGSETEENVFGSWFWAAKEGDGESGVCHVSLPQDDEEMIVESWLWSGEEAIKETGTVATCESENEDGAVAGSWFGAQNEENDRTGSGTSCESRTFADEDEAIVGSWFWAGDEPHFESNPSPVFRAICKSRCSVEQEPDPSRRPQSWDEVTVQFKPGPWGRVGFPSTSTFNFPKEAAFLFSEMFGGKPKLLELSPEGEEQESLLQPDQPDPEFPFQYDPSYRSVQEIREHLRDKESKEPENWSCSCIQCELRIDSEEFEELLLLVDRIRDPFIHEISKIAMGMRSASQFTRDFIRDSGVVSLIQALLNYPSSRVRTRFLENMIRMTPPYPNLNMIQTYVCQVCEETLVYGLDTPEQLCGIRMITHLTSTTDYHTLIANYMSGFLSLLATGNTQTRFHVLKILLNFSENPVMTKELLSAEAMSEFMGLFSRNETNGNVQIILAIFENIGNNIKKEAVFTDDDFDLEPLISTFHEAEKFVKELQSKPDDPNDPKADQEN